From the Bradyrhizobium ontarionense genome, the window GGAGCAATCTGTTCAAGACGCTCTACGCGACGCCGTTGGCCGAGCGCGCGGCGCTCTTGATGATCTGGCGGCTCGACGATCGGCCGGTCGGCTTCTCCACCTGCGACCGCATCGTGTTCGGCAACCGCGCCCACATGCATCTGCACGTCACCGAGCCGGAGCTGCGTGGCCGCGGCATCGGCACCGAATGCGTCCGCCGCAGCATCGATCTGTATTTCGAGCGGCTGCAGCTCCAGCAGCTGTTCTGCGAACCGCACGCCTACAACATCGCCCCCAACCGCGCCCTGCAGAAGGCCGGCTTCCGCTACCTGAAGACCTACAAGACCGTGCCCGGCCCGATGAACTACCACCAGGCGGTGACGCGCTGGATGATCGAGCGGTGAAGGCGGGGGCACGAGGTCCGGCAGCGGCAGGTCCGCTTGCCAATGAGTTACCCGTCAAGGCCGGCCATGAGGGTGTGGATGCGTCCCGCGCCTCATTTCAGATCGCTATCGCGACATCCCGGTTTTGCCCGTCGCGTTACCATGTCGCACCTCATCAGGCTTGTGCCGTCGGGCAAATCAGGTCGATCTTTCCGCACGTCCCGCCTCGCTGAGAGGGGCGCTTCGCGGTCGTCACGAACGTGGAGGCGGGATGCGGTGGACGCGATGTGGCGCAGTGAGCCCAACGGGCTTCACGGACGAACGCCATGGCGCGGACGGTCAAGTCGCATGGTCCTGACATCCCGATGCTGATGCCAAGCTGGCCGATGATCGCCAGTGACGGGGGCAACAAAGCCCGGTCCCCGGGGAGAGTGCGAAGCAGCCGTTAAAACCATTGCGCAGGGAAGGCTGGGTCGTTCCGGCTGAACCTGTGGTTCCTGCCGCCTGCATTTTTTCCGCAGGCGGGCCACGGGCCTCAGCCGAGGCCCGGCCTTCCCTGCGCCCTCCGATTGGAGAGGGCGACGAGCTCCTCATAACTCGGGCAGACCGTGCCGCGAGATCATGAACTCATGACCGATGTCAGCGATCGCGGCGTGCGTGCCCGGCATTCTCGGTGTCATCACCCGCGCAGGCGGGTGATCCAGTACGCCGCGGCCGCGGTGATTGAGCCGCGCCGCCGGTGGAATACTGGATCGCCCGCCTGCTGTTCAGACCGGGCACATAGCTTACACCTGTTCGGAGACATAGTTGACACTTTTCGGGTCGCGCAAATCGATGGCTGCGATCTGATTTGCGGCAAAGAATATTCCGAACTTCCCGTCGCTACTGAGCGGGCGAATGGCGAGCCGCTCGCCACGAAAGGCTTGCGGCACTTTCCAGAGACGTCCCTTGAAGCTGACGTAGGCCTTCGTCGTAGAAACGGAACGGACGACCTCGCCCTCGTCGTACTCCACCGTTGGAAGGCGATCCGGCATCGTGCGCTGGCTGGGTCGATAGCGGCTTGCCGGCACATCGAAGTCCAACGCCTCGTGCGGCCGGTCGAGATTGTAGACGGCTCGCCATTCGTCGAGTGCCCGCTGGACATCGTCAAGGTCGCGGTAGCGCCTGAAGGCAAAGACCTCGGCCTTCAGGGTGCGATGGAAGCGTTCGTTCTTGCCCCGGCTCTGGGGATGGTAGGGGCGGCTGTGGATCGTTCGGATACCGAGCTTCAGAAGCCATACTGTCAGCGTGGTCCAGGGATCTTCAAGGGTGAAGCCCCAGGGGCCGCCGTTGTCGACGAACATCGCATCCGGCAGTCCGTAGCGGTGGAACGTCGTCTCCAGATGTCCTCGTACCGTCGAGCCTCGTTCGTTGTCACAAGCTGCCAGGCACAAGGAAAAGCGCGAGTGGTCGTCCAACGCCGTCAGCGGATGACAGGACACGCCGTTCTCCAGCGCGCTGTGCCCCTTGAAGTCCATTTGCCAAAGCTGATTGGGCGCATCCTTCTCGAACCGTTTGTAGGGCTGCCCAGGCGTGCCCGCAGGCTCCGTCACCCGATCGTAACGGCACAGGATATTGTGCACCGTCGATATCGCGGGAACGGCTTGCCCGTCGCGATCGAGACGACGCGCGAGCTTGCGCGCTCCCCAGGCTGGGTGAGCATCGCGCAATGCGACAATCTGCTGCTCAGTCGCAGCTGCGGTGCGCTCCGGACTGCGATGAGGCCGCCGCGACCGATCCGCCAGCGTTGTATCGCCGGCATCATGCCGCTGGATCCACTTGTAGCCGGTCTGAGCGCTGATGCCGAACTGCCGGCACAGCTTCCGCCGGTTCACTCCCTCCTGCTTGGCAAGCATCACAAACTCTCGTCGTTGGTCCATGACAGACACCTCTCGCCACGGCATCGCTCGCCCCTTTGCTTGACGAATCGAGCCGATTTTGACGTGTCAACCATGTCTCCGAACACCTGTCAGCCATGTCCCCGGGCTGAACACTGCGCGGGCGATGACGGCGGAGAGGATCATGGGCGATGATTGTGGAGGGATACGCGCTGCTCCTTCTCCGTCATCGCGAGCGCAGCGAAGCGATCCAGGGCCGTGCAAGGATTCGGGATTGCTTCGCTGTGCGCTACGCTCGCAATGACGGCATTTGCCGCACCATCGCGTCCGACAACTCCGTCACCAGCTCTCATCTCCTACAACGGCAGTTCGCCATACGACCGGTTGGCGAGGCTTGCTTCCTCCAGGTCGAGATCGCGCTCGATGCGGCGGCGGGTCTCATCGGTGATCTTGCCGTCGCGCAGCATTACGTGGATGAATTTTCGTTCCACCGTGATCAGTTCGCGCGTCAGTTCGATGCCGAGGGCGGACGCGTCGTTGTCGTCAGGCTTGAGACCCTCCGGGAGCTGATTGGTCCGCACCTCATGGCGTGCCCGCAGCAAGCGCACCACCTCGTCCGACAGCTCGCGGTCGTTGGTCATCGTCTCCAGCGAGCGCAGGGCGCTGTCGAGGGCCTCGCGCCGGGCCGCGATCTCCTGCTCGTGCTCGCGCTGATGCTCGGCGCGGCCCTGGTTGCCGAGCCCGAGCCAGCGAACGACGGCCGGCAGGGTCAGGCCGAGGCCGATCAGGGTGAAGAAGATCACGCCGAAGGCGATGAACAGAATCTGGTCGCGATAGGGAAACGCAGCGCCGGTCGAAAGCGTCAGCGGCAGCGCCAGCGCTGTCGCGAGCGAGACCGTGCCGCGCACGCCGGTGAAGCCGATGATGAAGGTCTGCCGCCACGGCGGCAGCGGATCGCGGGCGCGCAGCGAACTGCTCAGCAAACGCGGCAGGATCGTCGCCGGAAAGGTCCAGGCGAAGCGCGCGATGACGACGATGGCGAGCACCAAAGCGGTTGCGATCATGATCTCATCGAGCGGAAAAATCTTCGACTTCTCGTAGATCAGCCGCATCTGGAAGCCGGTCAGCAGGAACAGCATGCCCTCGATCAGATAGACCATGAGGTCCCAGAAGAAGACGCCCTGCAGACGGGTCGCCGAGGAGATCCACAGCGGGCCGTTCCAGCTCATGTAGAGGCCGCAGGCCACGGTCGCGATCACGCCGGAGCCGCCGACATGCTCGGGGATCCAGAACGCCAGATAGGGCGTCAGCACCGACAATGTGATCTCGACCTGCGGGTCGCGCGAATAGTGACGGGCGCGAAGCATCAGCCAGCCGACGCCGATGCCGAAGGCGATCTCGCCGACCACGATCGCTGCGAACTCGCCTGCGGCGACGGGAAGGGAAAACGCGCCGGTGGTGATCGCGGCGACCGCGAAGCGATAAAGGATCAGCGCGGTGGCGTCATTGGCGAGGCCTTCGCCTTCGAGGATCACCATCACCCGGCGCGGCAGATGCAGCCGGCGAGCGATCGCGAGCGGCGCCACCACGTCGGGCGGCGCGACGATGGCGCCGAGCAGGAAGCCGATGCTCCAGGGGAGGCCGAGAAGATAGTGGGTCGCCGTCGCCACTGCAAAAGCGGTGAAGAGCACGCAGCCGACCGCCAGCAGCACGATCGGCCGCAGATTGCGCTTGAACTCGCGCCAGCTCATCGCGACGCTGGAGGAATAGATCAGCGGCGGCAGCACCACCAGCAGCACGAGCTCGGGCGGCAGCGCGAAGGCCGGCATGGTCGGCACGAAGGCGAGCGCGATGCCGGCAAGCATCAGCAGGATCGCCGGCGCGAGGTTGGCGCGCCGCGCGATCAGGGCGGTTCCTGCCAGCACCGCCAGCAGGATCAGGAATATCTGAAAATGAGCTTCCATCGGGGCGGGCCGGGCGTCGCTGCGCCGGTCTCAGTCCCTGAGGTCGTAGCGGTAGGACTTGGAGACGATCTGCCACCCGTCGCTCAGCCGCATCGCCACCAGATAATCGGTGAAATAGCGCGGCGGCAGCTGGCAGCGCACCTTGATGAAGGCGGTCTTGTCGTCCGAACGGTCGATGGTCACGATGACGTCCTCGCGCGCCTTGCCTTCGCCCTTCGCGGAGGGGCGCTTGCGCACCCAGGCCAGCCAGTCGGGCACGGTCAGGATCTTGAGGTCGCCGTTCTCGACCCAGCGCAGGTCGGCGCTGGGGTGAAAGACCGCGCCGAGCTTGTCGGCATCGCCCTCGTAGAGCGCATCGAAGTAGCCCTGCACGACGGCCTCGACGGTGGAACGGTCTGTGCTCACGGCCAACTCCCTGGGAACCCGGACAAACAACGATCGCATTTTCGATGCAAAACCGGGCTTGGCAAGCCATGAACTGCGGTCGACGCGCCAGCGACAGAACTATAGTGGCTGAAGCCGGCTGGAACGGGAATACATCTGCGTGATCCCGGTCACAAGCCGAACGGCTTGCAATCTGATAGGCAGAGCCAGCAGGTCTCCCAGGGCTATGGGGTAGGTACGATGTCTTGGTCAGTTCGATTGGGCGGTTACATCCTGGCGGCAGCGCTGCTGCTGGCCGGCCATCCGGCGCTCGCCGAGAAGCGGGTGGCGCTCGTCATCGGCAACTCCGCCTATCAGAACGTGCCGCCGCTCACGAACCCGGCCAATGACGGCGCGGTGATGACCGCAACCTTCAAGAATGCGGGCTTCGACGTCGTCGATTACCGCCGCGACCTCACCGCCCGGGAGACCCGGCGGGCGCTGCGCGATTTCGCCGACGCCGCGCGCGATGCCGACATCGCCGTGGTCTATTATGCCGGCCACGGCATGGAGGTCGAAGGGGCAAACTATTTGATCCCGATCGATGCCCGGCTCGAGCGCGATACCGATGTTTATGACGAGACGCTGTCGCTCGACCGCATCCTGGTGGCCGTCGAGCCCGCCAAGAAGCTGCGGCTGGTCATTCTCGACGCCTGCCGCGACAATCCGTTCACGCGGAACATGCAGCGGACGGTGGCGACCCGCAGCCTCGGCCGCGGCCTCGCCAAGGTCGAGCCGACCAGCCCCAACACGCTGGTGGCCTATTCTGCCAAGGCCGGCTCGACCGCGCAGGACGGCGACGGCAAGAACAGCCCGTTCACGCTGGCGCTGTCGCGTCACATCGCGACCCCCGGCCTCGACGTCCGCAAGGCGTTCGGCTTCGTGCGCGACGAGGTGTTAAAGGCGACCGGCAACCGCCAGGAGCCGTTCGTCTATGGTTCGCTCGGCGGTGAGGACATGCCGCTGGTGCCGGGCGTGCCCCGCGTCGTCACGCAGATGCCAGTCGCACCGGTTGCGAACCCGCAGGCAGACATGCGGCGCGATTACGAGCTCGCGATGCAGGTCGGCAACAAGGGCGCGCTCAACGCGTTCCTGGCTCAATACCCGGATGGTTTCTACGCGAGCCTCGCCAAGCTGCAGCTCGAAAAGCTGACCGCCGAGGACAATCGCAACGCGGCGGCGGAGAAGGCGCGCGTGACTGAGGCCGAGCGGGCCCGCCTCGTCGCCGAGGGCGCGCGCAAGGACACGCTCGTCAAGGCGGAGGCCGAAGCAAAAGCGGCCGAGCAGGCGCGCCTCGCGGCCGAGAAGGCCAATCAATTGGCGCAGCAGCAGGCGGCCGAGGCCGAGAAGAAGCGTGCCGAGCAGCAGGTCGCGGCCGTCGACAATCCGCGCGCGGCAACCTCGCCGAGCGCGCCGGCGGCCGCCCCGGATAAGGGACCGCAGGTGGCCTCGCTCAGCCCGGCGGCACAGCCGGCCGACCTCGCCAAGTCGGTGCAGCTGGAGCTGCGCCGCGTCGGCTGCCTGACCGAGGATGCCGACGGCGATTGGGGCTCGGCCTCGCGCCGGTCGCTGTCGCAATTCAACCGCTATGCCGGCACCAGGCTCGACACCCAGGCCGCGTCGGCGGATGCGCTGCAGGCGATCAAGCTCAAGCAGGCGCGGGTGTGCCCGCTGGTCTGCCAGCAAGGCTACAAGTCGGATGGCGACCGCTGCAGCCGCATCGTCTGTGCCGAGGGATCGTTCGTCAACGACGACAACGAGTGCGAGAAGCGGCGGGAGAAGAAGCCGGTTGCCAAGCGCGGGCAGGACGAGGAGGACGTGCCGTCGCGTCGTCGCGCCCGAGCCGAGCCCAGCCTGCCGCTGCCCAATCCTGGCGCGGGCGTTGGCGTCGGCGCGGGGATCGGTGTCGGCGGACTTGGGATTGGCGTCGGCGCGGCGCCGAGCTTTGCCAAGCCGCAGACCCAGGCCGCTCGGCCGGCCAAGTCGACCGGCCAGATCTACTGCGATGCCTATCTGTGCCGCGCGGTCAGGCCCGGCTGCCGTCTCGAATATCGCGGCGGTGGCGGCCCGGGCAACAACGCCAGCGTCGAGGTGTGCAACTAGAGCATGATCCGGAAAAGTGGAAACCGGTTTTCCGAAAAGATCATGCTCAAACAAGCAGATGAGGTCATGATGCGGTTTGGTGGAATCGCATCATGATCTCAATCAGGACGAGATCGCGCTCGCGGCGATGTTGACCATCAGGGCGACGAGCGCGGTGTTGTAGATGAACGAGATGATGCCGTGCACGGTCGCGGTGCGGCGGATGATCTTGTCGGTGATGCCGACGTCGGAGACCTGGGCGGTCATGCCGATGATGAAGGAGAAGTAGACGAAGTCCCAGTAGTCGGCGTGCTCGTCCTTGTCGCCGCTCGGAAACTGCAGCCCGCCCGGCTTGGCGCCCCGATAATAGTCATGGGCGTAGTGCAGGGCGAAGGTCGCGTGCACCGCGGCCCAGGACAGCGAGACGGTGAGCAGCGCCAGCGTCAGCGCCGGGGCGTCGCGTTTGGAGGCGCCGAGCTCGAGCACGATCGCGGCGATGCTGGCGAAGGCGCCGAGCGCGGTGACCAGCAGGATCACGAAGCGACCGTCATCCTGCATGATCGCCTTGCGGCGGATGTGCTGGTGCTCGCAACGCAGCATCATCACCGCGACCAGCACGAGGTAGATCGTGGTGAAGATGTCCCAGCCGAGCAGCAGCCGCGTGATCAGCCGCAGCGCCGACGGCAGCAGAAAGAAGGCGACGATCGCGATGCCCAGCGCGACGAAGGTGCGTGGGCGCGCATAGACAACGCGAAGCGGGGCCGGCAGCCGCGTGAAGCGGGCAAGGTCCGGATCGTCGGGATGGACTGCGGCCAACGCCTCGCCTCAGCTCTTGCGTTCGGCGACGAAGTGGGCGGCAGCGCGCAGCACGTCGCCCTTGGCGCCGAAGATCGACAGCGCGGCGTCGCCTCGGGCCAGGAGGTCGCGCACGCGCTGCTTGGCGCCCTCGATGCCGAGCTGGGTGACGAAGGTGGTCTTGCCGAGCTCGGCGTCGGCGCCGGCCGGCTTGCCGAGCGTGGCGGCGTCGCCCTCGACGTCGAGCAGGTCGTCGGCGATCTGGAAAGCCTCGCCGAGCGCGCGGCCGTAATCGTCCAGCGCCTGGTACTCGGCCGGCGCAGCCTGGCCGAGCAGGGCGCCGGCGATGCAGCCGAAGCGGAGCAGGGCGCCGGTCTTCATCTGCTGCACCCGGGCGACATCGACCGGGTCGCGGTCGCCGAACCGGCCCTCGCCGGCGAGGTCGAGGATCTGGCCGCCGGCCATGCCGCCGACACCGGCGCAGCGGGCCAGCGCCCGGGTCAGCGCCAGGCGCACACCGGCGTCGGGATGGATCTCGTCGCGGGTGATGATGTCGAAGGCGATGGTGAGCAGCGCATCGCCGGCGAGAATGGCGGTGGCGTCGTCATAGGCCTTGTGCAGGGTGGGGCGGCCGCGGCGCAGGTCGGAATTGTCCATCGCCGGCAGGTCGTCATGGATCAGCGAGTAGCAGTGGATGCATTCCAGCGCCGCGCCCGCCATCAGCGCGCCCTTGCGGGGCACGCCGAACACGGCGGCGCTCTCGACCACCAGGAAGGGGCGCAGCCGCTTGCCGCCGCCGAGGCTCGAATAGCGCATCGACTCGATCAGCCGCTTCGGCCGGGCGATCTCGTCGGCCATCGGCGCATCGCCGAGGAGCTCGCCGAGCAGGGCTTCGGTCTCTTCCGCGGTCTTGTCCAGGCGTTGGGTGAAGTCGGTGAGGGCCGTCGCAGTCATTTAAGAAGAGCTCCAGGGGGCGAAATTCGCCGGACAATCGTTGATGGCGGCGACTTCGTCAATTGCGGGGAAAGCGGCGGCTTTCGGCCGCAAGGACGGAAAAAAGCAGGAAAGCTCGCGGAGATGTCGGATAATCCGGGCGAATTGTCGGCCCCTGCGGTGGTCCAACCCGAGCGAAGCCTGCCCTTGCGTACCGTCAGAACCATCCTCCTGATCGTCCTGCTGGTGCTGCTCGTGCCGTATGTGCTGACGCCGTTCTATGCCATGGGTCATCCGGTCTCGACGCTCATGATGTGGCGGTCGCTGATCGGCCGGCCCGTCGAGCGGCACTGGATCGACCTCTCGGCGACGTCGCCCTATTTGCCACGCTCGGTGGTCGCGGCGGAGGACGCCAAATTCTGCAGCCATCATGGCATCGACTGGGGCGCGCTGCGCGAGGTGATGGACGATGCCGAGGATGGCGAGGTGACCCGCGGCGGCTCCACCATTACCCAGCAGGTCGCCAAGAACCTGTTCCTGTGGCCGGGCCGCAGCTTCGTCCGCAAGGCGCTGGAGCTGCCGCTGGCGCTGTGGATCGACGCGGTGCTCAGCAAGCGGCGGATCCTGGAGATCTATCTCAACATCGCCGAACTCGGCCCATCCGGGCAGTTCGGGGTCGAAGCCGGGGCGAATTACGCGTTCGGCCGCTCGGCCGCCGGCCTCGGTCCGCGCGAGGCGGCGCTGATGGCCTCGATCCTGCCGAACCCCGCCCGGCGCAGTGCCCGAAATCCGGGCCCCGGCGTCCGCCGGCTGTCCGCCACCTACATGGTGCGCGCGCAGGCATCGGGCCTGCAGACCTGCTGGGGCGAGCGACATTGAGGGCGATATTGACGATGGCAGGCACGATTTTTGGCCAAAATTGCCCCGGAGGGCCCTAGCCTTACCGCACCCCTTCCTCTATAAGCGCGGCCTTGATCGGCATCCCGGCTCGCCAGCTGCATGGCTGCAGCCGTCCTTTGCGGACGATGCCTTACAAAATACCCTAGAGGATACCGATATGGCCGTCCCCAGAAGAAAAACCTCGCCGTCGCGCCGCGGCATGCGCCGCTCGGCTGACGCCATCAAGAAGCCGACCTATGTCGAAGACAAGGACTCCGGCGAGCTGCGTCGTCCGCACCACCTGGACCTGAAGACCGGCATGTACAAGGGCCGCCAGGTCCTGAAGAAGAAAGACGCCTGATCGTCCGCAGGGCAGATTTGAAAAGGCCGCTTTCGAGGCGGCCCGAATTCGGCCATTGATGGGGTTGAGATCGGTCCCGTGCGATTTGATTCGCGGGGG encodes:
- a CDS encoding GNAT family N-acetyltransferase, which translates into the protein MDLDIREMTLDETGMVIDYFYASSVEQLDLMGIDPTRMPTRPVWSNLFKTLYATPLAERAALLMIWRLDDRPVGFSTCDRIVFGNRAHMHLHVTEPELRGRGIGTECVRRSIDLYFERLQLQQLFCEPHAYNIAPNRALQKAGFRYLKTYKTVPGPMNYHQAVTRWMIER
- a CDS encoding IS481 family transposase, which gives rise to MPWREVSVMDQRREFVMLAKQEGVNRRKLCRQFGISAQTGYKWIQRHDAGDTTLADRSRRPHRSPERTAAATEQQIVALRDAHPAWGARKLARRLDRDGQAVPAISTVHNILCRYDRVTEPAGTPGQPYKRFEKDAPNQLWQMDFKGHSALENGVSCHPLTALDDHSRFSLCLAACDNERGSTVRGHLETTFHRYGLPDAMFVDNGGPWGFTLEDPWTTLTVWLLKLGIRTIHSRPYHPQSRGKNERFHRTLKAEVFAFRRYRDLDDVQRALDEWRAVYNLDRPHEALDFDVPASRYRPSQRTMPDRLPTVEYDEGEVVRSVSTTKAYVSFKGRLWKVPQAFRGERLAIRPLSSDGKFGIFFAANQIAAIDLRDPKSVNYVSEQV
- a CDS encoding Na+/H+ antiporter, whose product is MEAHFQIFLILLAVLAGTALIARRANLAPAILLMLAGIALAFVPTMPAFALPPELVLLVVLPPLIYSSSVAMSWREFKRNLRPIVLLAVGCVLFTAFAVATATHYLLGLPWSIGFLLGAIVAPPDVVAPLAIARRLHLPRRVMVILEGEGLANDATALILYRFAVAAITTGAFSLPVAAGEFAAIVVGEIAFGIGVGWLMLRARHYSRDPQVEITLSVLTPYLAFWIPEHVGGSGVIATVACGLYMSWNGPLWISSATRLQGVFFWDLMVYLIEGMLFLLTGFQMRLIYEKSKIFPLDEIMIATALVLAIVVIARFAWTFPATILPRLLSSSLRARDPLPPWRQTFIIGFTGVRGTVSLATALALPLTLSTGAAFPYRDQILFIAFGVIFFTLIGLGLTLPAVVRWLGLGNQGRAEHQREHEQEIAARREALDSALRSLETMTNDRELSDEVVRLLRARHEVRTNQLPEGLKPDDNDASALGIELTRELITVERKFIHVMLRDGKITDETRRRIERDLDLEEASLANRSYGELPL
- a CDS encoding nuclear transport factor 2 family protein, with product MSTDRSTVEAVVQGYFDALYEGDADKLGAVFHPSADLRWVENGDLKILTVPDWLAWVRKRPSAKGEGKAREDVIVTIDRSDDKTAFIKVRCQLPPRYFTDYLVAMRLSDGWQIVSKSYRYDLRD
- a CDS encoding caspase family protein; the protein is MSWSVRLGGYILAAALLLAGHPALAEKRVALVIGNSAYQNVPPLTNPANDGAVMTATFKNAGFDVVDYRRDLTARETRRALRDFADAARDADIAVVYYAGHGMEVEGANYLIPIDARLERDTDVYDETLSLDRILVAVEPAKKLRLVILDACRDNPFTRNMQRTVATRSLGRGLAKVEPTSPNTLVAYSAKAGSTAQDGDGKNSPFTLALSRHIATPGLDVRKAFGFVRDEVLKATGNRQEPFVYGSLGGEDMPLVPGVPRVVTQMPVAPVANPQADMRRDYELAMQVGNKGALNAFLAQYPDGFYASLAKLQLEKLTAEDNRNAAAEKARVTEAERARLVAEGARKDTLVKAEAEAKAAEQARLAAEKANQLAQQQAAEAEKKRAEQQVAAVDNPRAATSPSAPAAAPDKGPQVASLSPAAQPADLAKSVQLELRRVGCLTEDADGDWGSASRRSLSQFNRYAGTRLDTQAASADALQAIKLKQARVCPLVCQQGYKSDGDRCSRIVCAEGSFVNDDNECEKRREKKPVAKRGQDEEDVPSRRRARAEPSLPLPNPGAGVGVGAGIGVGGLGIGVGAAPSFAKPQTQAARPAKSTGQIYCDAYLCRAVRPGCRLEYRGGGGPGNNASVEVCN
- a CDS encoding DUF1345 domain-containing protein, giving the protein MAAVHPDDPDLARFTRLPAPLRVVYARPRTFVALGIAIVAFFLLPSALRLITRLLLGWDIFTTIYLVLVAVMMLRCEHQHIRRKAIMQDDGRFVILLVTALGAFASIAAIVLELGASKRDAPALTLALLTVSLSWAAVHATFALHYAHDYYRGAKPGGLQFPSGDKDEHADYWDFVYFSFIIGMTAQVSDVGITDKIIRRTATVHGIISFIYNTALVALMVNIAASAISS
- a CDS encoding polyprenyl synthetase family protein produces the protein MTATALTDFTQRLDKTAEETEALLGELLGDAPMADEIARPKRLIESMRYSSLGGGKRLRPFLVVESAAVFGVPRKGALMAGAALECIHCYSLIHDDLPAMDNSDLRRGRPTLHKAYDDATAILAGDALLTIAFDIITRDEIHPDAGVRLALTRALARCAGVGGMAGGQILDLAGEGRFGDRDPVDVARVQQMKTGALLRFGCIAGALLGQAAPAEYQALDDYGRALGEAFQIADDLLDVEGDAATLGKPAGADAELGKTTFVTQLGIEGAKQRVRDLLARGDAALSIFGAKGDVLRAAAHFVAERKS
- a CDS encoding biosynthetic peptidoglycan transglycosylase; protein product: MRTVRTILLIVLLVLLVPYVLTPFYAMGHPVSTLMMWRSLIGRPVERHWIDLSATSPYLPRSVVAAEDAKFCSHHGIDWGALREVMDDAEDGEVTRGGSTITQQVAKNLFLWPGRSFVRKALELPLALWIDAVLSKRRILEIYLNIAELGPSGQFGVEAGANYAFGRSAAGLGPREAALMASILPNPARRSARNPGPGVRRLSATYMVRAQASGLQTCWGERH
- the rpmF gene encoding 50S ribosomal protein L32; this encodes MAVPRRKTSPSRRGMRRSADAIKKPTYVEDKDSGELRRPHHLDLKTGMYKGRQVLKKKDA